A genomic window from Engraulis encrasicolus isolate BLACKSEA-1 chromosome 14, IST_EnEncr_1.0, whole genome shotgun sequence includes:
- the tfap2c gene encoding transcription factor AP-2 gamma isoform X2, which produces MLWKLADNVKYEEDCEERHDGSSNGNPRLPHLPAVSQHLYSPAPSLSHSGSSDFQPPYFPPPYQPLSYPQSSDPYSHISDPFNINSIHQSPTSTQQQSWPGRQSQELGPRGGLASQILGLEGGSSGVRREGFRRPELIPPHVQGIDSGVIGENMGLHDIGHGLDDVQHVDDHSIVMADQTVIKKGPVSLPKGNALGLPFQKEPLLGMVSNPTEVFCSVPGRLSLLSSTSKYKVTVAEVQRRLSPPECLNASLLGGVLRRAKSKNGGRSLREKLDKIGLNLPAGRRKAANVTLLTALVEGEAVHLARDFGYVCETEFPAKAVAEYLGRPHVERNEINSRKNMLLAAKQICKEFTDLLSGDRSPLGNSRPAPILEPGIQGCLTHFSLITHGFGSPAICAAMTSLQNYLNEALKQVDKMYLSSGGGGDAQGSAEGGSKSSEKMEKHRK; this is translated from the exons GAAAGGCACGATGGCAGCAGTAACGGGAACCCGAGGTTACCACACCTGCCAGCCGTGAGCCAGCACCTCTACAGCCCGGCACCATCTCTGTCTCATTCGGGCAGCTCCGACTTCCAGCCTCCCTACTTCCCACCGCCGTATCAACCTCTGTCGTACCCCCAGTCCAGCGATCCCTATTCCCACATTAGCGACCCTTTCAACATCAACTCTATACACCAGTCGCCAACATCCACACAGCAGCAGTCATGGCCGGGTCGTCAGAGCCAAGAGCTTGGACCTCGTGGCGGCCTCGCCAGTCAGATACTGGGCTTGGAGGGCGGCTCGtcaggagtgaggagagaaggcTTTCGGCGACCCGAATTAATACCACCACACGTGCAAGGCATCGACTCCGGCGTCATCGGAGAGAACATGGGACTACACGACATTGGCCATGGGTTAGACGATGTTCAG CACGTGGATGATCACAGTATTGTAATGGCAGACCAAACAGTCATCAAAAAAG GCCCGGTGTCTCTTCCCAAGGGGAACGCGCTGGGTCTTCCCTTCCAGAAGGAGCCCCTGCTGGGCATGGTCTCCAACCCCACGGAGGTCTTCTGCTCGGTGCCCGGCCGCCTCTCGCTGCTCAGCTCCACCTCCAAGTACAAGGTGACGGTGGCCGAGGTGCAGCGCCGTCTGTCCCCTCCCGAGTGTCTCAACGCCTCTCTCCTGGGTGGCGTGCTTCGCAG GGCTAAATCAAAGAACGGTGGCAGGTCCTTGAGAGAGAAGCTGGACAAGATTGGGTTGAACCTACCTGCGGGACGGAGAAAGGCCGCTAATGTGACTTTACTGACTGCACTAGTAGAAG GAGAGGCTGTCCACCTGGCCAGGGACTTTGGTTATGTATGCGAGACAGAGTTTCCGGCCAAAGCAGTGGCCGAGTACCTCGGGCGGCCGCACGTAGAACGCAATGAGATCAACTCCCGCAAGAACATGCTCCTGGCAGCCAA GCAAATCTGTAAGGAGTTTACGGACCTGCTGAGCGGGGACCGCTCCCCACTTGGCAACTCTCGGCCAGCGCCCATCCTGGAGCCGGGCATCCAGGGCTGCCTCACCCACTTCAGCCTCATCACGCACGGCTTCGGCTCGCCCGCCATCTGCGCCGCCATGACCTCCCTGCAGAACTACCTGAATGAGGCGCTCAAGCAGGTGGACAAGATGTACCTGAGTTCGGGCGGCGGGGGCGACGCGCAAGGCTCCGCCGAGGGCGGCAGCAAGAGCTCAGAAAAGATGGAGAAGCACAGGAAGTGA
- the tfap2c gene encoding transcription factor AP-2 gamma isoform X1: MLWKLADNVKYEEDCEERHDGSSNGNPRLPHLPAVSQHLYSPAPSLSHSGSSDFQPPYFPPPYQPLSYPQSSDPYSHISDPFNINSIHQSPTSTQQQSWPGRQSQELGPRGGLASQILGLEGGSSGVRREGFRRPELIPPHVQGIDSGVIGENMGLHDIGHGLDDVQHVDDHSIVMADQTVIKKVLGLRSGRNHDRFQKTYFEGGFLAGPVSLPKGNALGLPFQKEPLLGMVSNPTEVFCSVPGRLSLLSSTSKYKVTVAEVQRRLSPPECLNASLLGGVLRRAKSKNGGRSLREKLDKIGLNLPAGRRKAANVTLLTALVEGEAVHLARDFGYVCETEFPAKAVAEYLGRPHVERNEINSRKNMLLAAKQICKEFTDLLSGDRSPLGNSRPAPILEPGIQGCLTHFSLITHGFGSPAICAAMTSLQNYLNEALKQVDKMYLSSGGGGDAQGSAEGGSKSSEKMEKHRK; this comes from the exons GAAAGGCACGATGGCAGCAGTAACGGGAACCCGAGGTTACCACACCTGCCAGCCGTGAGCCAGCACCTCTACAGCCCGGCACCATCTCTGTCTCATTCGGGCAGCTCCGACTTCCAGCCTCCCTACTTCCCACCGCCGTATCAACCTCTGTCGTACCCCCAGTCCAGCGATCCCTATTCCCACATTAGCGACCCTTTCAACATCAACTCTATACACCAGTCGCCAACATCCACACAGCAGCAGTCATGGCCGGGTCGTCAGAGCCAAGAGCTTGGACCTCGTGGCGGCCTCGCCAGTCAGATACTGGGCTTGGAGGGCGGCTCGtcaggagtgaggagagaaggcTTTCGGCGACCCGAATTAATACCACCACACGTGCAAGGCATCGACTCCGGCGTCATCGGAGAGAACATGGGACTACACGACATTGGCCATGGGTTAGACGATGTTCAG CACGTGGATGATCACAGTATTGTAATGGCAGACCAAACAGTCATCAAAAAAG TATTAGGACTAAGAAGTGGCAGGAACCATGATCGCTttcagaagacatattttgaGGGTGGCTTTCTTGCGG GCCCGGTGTCTCTTCCCAAGGGGAACGCGCTGGGTCTTCCCTTCCAGAAGGAGCCCCTGCTGGGCATGGTCTCCAACCCCACGGAGGTCTTCTGCTCGGTGCCCGGCCGCCTCTCGCTGCTCAGCTCCACCTCCAAGTACAAGGTGACGGTGGCCGAGGTGCAGCGCCGTCTGTCCCCTCCCGAGTGTCTCAACGCCTCTCTCCTGGGTGGCGTGCTTCGCAG GGCTAAATCAAAGAACGGTGGCAGGTCCTTGAGAGAGAAGCTGGACAAGATTGGGTTGAACCTACCTGCGGGACGGAGAAAGGCCGCTAATGTGACTTTACTGACTGCACTAGTAGAAG GAGAGGCTGTCCACCTGGCCAGGGACTTTGGTTATGTATGCGAGACAGAGTTTCCGGCCAAAGCAGTGGCCGAGTACCTCGGGCGGCCGCACGTAGAACGCAATGAGATCAACTCCCGCAAGAACATGCTCCTGGCAGCCAA GCAAATCTGTAAGGAGTTTACGGACCTGCTGAGCGGGGACCGCTCCCCACTTGGCAACTCTCGGCCAGCGCCCATCCTGGAGCCGGGCATCCAGGGCTGCCTCACCCACTTCAGCCTCATCACGCACGGCTTCGGCTCGCCCGCCATCTGCGCCGCCATGACCTCCCTGCAGAACTACCTGAATGAGGCGCTCAAGCAGGTGGACAAGATGTACCTGAGTTCGGGCGGCGGGGGCGACGCGCAAGGCTCCGCCGAGGGCGGCAGCAAGAGCTCAGAAAAGATGGAGAAGCACAGGAAGTGA